GCCAGCGCTCACCGAGGCGGGACGGTCCCCCATGAGGATGCGACGCGCCTCATCGGCGGTGACGTTCACGCCCTCGAGCCTCACCGAGGCCGAGGCCGCCTCCGCGACCAGGTCCGCGCGCGTCCGCCCCGCCCACACGCGCGGCAGCGGCCCCCGGCGGTCGAGCTGCTCGCGCAGGTGCTCGATTCGCGCGACGTGAGCCGCTGTGGCATCGGTGATGTGGAAGCGAAACACGGACGCACCCCTTGCTCGTGGCGAATAAACACTTAAACACTTTAGCGAATAGGTGTTTAATCGCCAAGCACTGTGCGTTGTTTCCCATCAGATGGTAAGAATCTCACCACGCGATGGGAAAACGTGCAGACCTACGCCCCCATCGCGGCCGTGTACGCCGCGAGGTCGTCCCGGGTCACGTCGGTCGGGCTCTCGCCTTCGCCCACACGCTGGTACCAGGTGACCGTGCGCTCCACCGCCGTCTGGAAGTCCCAGACGGGCCGCCAACCGAGCTCTCGCTTGGCCTTGGCGATGTCGAGCACGAGCATCCCGGCCTCATAGGGCGCCTCGCCCGAATCCGGCACGTCCCACTCGCCCGCTCCCCAGGCACCCAGCGCGCACTCGACCAGCTCGCGAACGGTGTGGACATCCTCGGGCTCCGGTCCGAAGTTGAACGCGTCGGCGAACTCCTGACCCCGCTCCAAGAGGGCCGCGGCAAGGGACAGGTAGCCCGCGAGCGGCTCCAAGACATGCTGCCACGGTCGGATGGTCTCAGGCCTGCGGATTCGCACGGGCTCGCCCACAGCAAGCGCGCGCACGACGTCAGGGATGATGCGGTCGTTGGACCAGTCCCCGCCGCCGATGACGTTGCCCGAGCGCGCAGTGGCGATTGCGGCCCCGCCATCCGAGAGGAACGAGCGCCGGTACGATGCGCTGACGATCTCGGAGCACGCCTTGCTCGCCGAGTACGGGTCGCGACCACCGAGGATCGACTCCTCGACGAACGCCTCGCCTGTCTCGGGATTCTCGTAGACCTTGTCGGTGGTGACGTTGACCACCGCACGCGTCTCGGTGCTCGACCGCACGGCCTCGAGGACGTTGACGGTCCCCATCACGTTGGTATCGAACGTGTAGCGCGGCTCGGCGTAGGAACGAAGTACCGCCGGCTGTGCCGCCAGATGGAACACCACCTCGGGACGAACCTCGGCGAAGACGCGCGCAACGCGCTCGGAATCGCGGATGTCTCCGATACGACTGTCCATGTGATGCGCAAGCAGCATCTCAGCAAACAGCGCGGGCGACGAGTCCGGCTCCAGGGCCAACCCGGTGACCTCCGCGCCCATGTCGAGCAGCCAGCGAGTGAGCCACGATCCCTTGAACCCCGTGTGGCCGGTGAGAAGGATCCTTCGACCCGCAAAGGCGCTTCTCGGGTCAGGCAAGCGGATAGCCGACGCCATAGTCGATGCCCCCAGACGCTTGTGCCGGACT
This DNA window, taken from Coriobacteriia bacterium, encodes the following:
- the rfbG gene encoding CDP-glucose 4,6-dehydratase translates to MASAIRLPDPRSAFAGRRILLTGHTGFKGSWLTRWLLDMGAEVTGLALEPDSSPALFAEMLLAHHMDSRIGDIRDSERVARVFAEVRPEVVFHLAAQPAVLRSYAEPRYTFDTNVMGTVNVLEAVRSSTETRAVVNVTTDKVYENPETGEAFVEESILGGRDPYSASKACSEIVSASYRRSFLSDGGAAIATARSGNVIGGGDWSNDRIIPDVVRALAVGEPVRIRRPETIRPWQHVLEPLAGYLSLAAALLERGQEFADAFNFGPEPEDVHTVRELVECALGAWGAGEWDVPDSGEAPYEAGMLVLDIAKAKRELGWRPVWDFQTAVERTVTWYQRVGEGESPTDVTRDDLAAYTAAMGA